A stretch of Arthrobacter sp. NEB 688 DNA encodes these proteins:
- a CDS encoding 3-oxoacyl-ACP reductase: protein MPRSDGYTSFVNSGLGRRLASSLGLPQPVPLRRYAPGAPLVDGPVLVGGHADTPAVVALRDGLVSAGAELVDTVPDGRRLGGVVVDLTAATTPADLESLRGTLAPALKRLGRCARVVVVGRHPEGASDVAQRAARRALEGITRSVGKELRSGATANLVLVADGSEAAALGTVTFLLSARSAYVDGQVFRVGEGEAPATADAERPLAGQVAVVTGAARGIGADIARTLHRDGATVVCVDVPAAGAALAAVANAVGGTALQLDVTADDAGARILEHARTRHGGLDVVVHNAGITRDKLLANTDADRWDSVLRVNLLSILRMNEALLAKDGLREGGRVVLVSSIAGVAGNRGQANYAASKAGVIGLVDGYAADRGLRRRGITVNAVAPGFIETEMTARIPLATREVGRRLNSLSQGGLPVDVAEAIAFFAGDAQAAVSGNVVRVCGQSLLGA, encoded by the coding sequence GTGCCCCGGTCCGACGGCTACACCTCGTTCGTCAACAGCGGCCTCGGCCGCCGTCTCGCCTCATCGCTCGGGCTGCCGCAGCCGGTGCCGCTGCGTAGGTACGCCCCGGGAGCGCCCCTCGTCGACGGCCCCGTGCTCGTCGGGGGCCACGCCGACACCCCCGCCGTGGTGGCGCTGCGTGACGGGCTGGTCTCTGCCGGAGCCGAGCTCGTCGACACCGTGCCGGACGGCCGTCGCCTCGGCGGGGTGGTCGTCGACCTGACGGCCGCGACGACCCCGGCCGACCTCGAGTCGCTGCGCGGGACGCTCGCGCCCGCCCTCAAGCGGCTCGGCCGCTGTGCGCGGGTCGTCGTCGTCGGGCGCCACCCCGAGGGGGCGTCGGACGTCGCCCAGCGGGCCGCCCGACGCGCCCTTGAGGGCATCACCCGCTCGGTCGGCAAGGAGCTGCGGTCCGGCGCCACGGCCAACCTCGTCCTCGTCGCGGACGGGTCCGAGGCCGCGGCCCTCGGGACGGTCACGTTCCTCCTGTCGGCGCGGTCGGCCTACGTCGACGGCCAGGTGTTCCGGGTCGGCGAGGGCGAGGCCCCGGCCACCGCGGACGCCGAGCGCCCGCTCGCCGGCCAGGTCGCGGTCGTCACCGGGGCCGCCCGCGGCATCGGGGCCGACATCGCGCGCACGCTGCACCGCGACGGCGCCACGGTCGTCTGCGTCGACGTGCCCGCGGCCGGCGCCGCGCTGGCCGCCGTCGCGAACGCCGTCGGTGGCACGGCGCTGCAGCTCGACGTCACGGCCGACGACGCCGGCGCCCGGATCCTCGAGCACGCCCGCACCCGCCACGGCGGCCTCGACGTCGTCGTGCACAACGCGGGCATCACCCGCGACAAGCTCCTCGCCAACACCGACGCCGACCGGTGGGACTCCGTCCTGCGCGTCAACCTGCTCTCGATCCTGCGGATGAACGAGGCCCTGCTCGCGAAGGACGGCCTGCGCGAGGGCGGCCGGGTCGTGCTCGTGTCGTCGATCGCCGGCGTCGCGGGCAACCGCGGGCAGGCGAACTACGCGGCGTCCAAGGCCGGCGTCATCGGGCTTGTCGACGGCTACGCGGCCGACCGCGGGCTGCGCCGGCGCGGGATCACGGTCAACGCCGTCGCCCCGGGGTTCATCGAGACCGAGATGACCGCCCGCATCCCGCTCGCCACCCGTGAGGTGGGCCGGCGGCTCAACAGCCT